Below is a genomic region from Cloeon dipterum chromosome 2, ieCloDipt1.1, whole genome shotgun sequence.
TACTCTCTGCGCGTCatacagaaaaattatgacaCACTGGCATGAATGTTTAGAGCAGAATTGTCCAGTTTGCACTCCAGTCAGGAAACGCATTCCAGGAAGTGAGTccgtttttcattatttttaaaataaaaaaggctgtGGAATTTTGCGATTATCAAAAGCAACCCAGTCCACAAACGTCACACGAGCCGAGTTTCGATCGTGTGActgtttttggattttttttgtgaataaCAGTTTGTTTACAAGACTTACAACAGTTTCCAAGCAGATTTATGGGGGTTTTCATAAATTCAACCCTTCTAAAATGCTGAACAAAAACACGTTCGTTTTTATATGAAAGGTAaccgtgtttttttattaggtATCAAGAATGCCTTTATCCAGTGGCCCATTGAGTGGAGTTCAGTGTGGAGTGCAACGGAGGCCCATATAGAAAGACTGATAGACGGTTCTGCAGGCCCTGACCTTATTAATGGCATCTTGATGCCTGAGGGGATCTCAGACTCATCCGACACGAGAAGCTCTCATAGCATGGAAAACTGGATGCATCCTCCAGAGCAGAAGAACAACAACAGCGATGACAGGTGTGAAGAAATACCTGAAAATCCTTTACAAAAACTGTGGCACCCTACGGTAAGctctttgaatattaattattgtagCCGACGATATAATTGAGCGTTGATCTTCTTATTTGCAGTTTCAGCGTTACCATGACATGGCCAAGGAGACTGGATTTCAGGATTCAGGTAAGCGCTCATGGATATATTATCAACTTTGTCTTAGAAAAAAGCTTGAACAGTCGagaaaccaattaatttcacagtcattttttgctttcacgAGTgcgaaaattatatatttgatgATTATTTAAGGCAAAATATTGCCAGTTTAAACAGAAAATGCGATTCCCAAAATTAAGCGATGCATATATATCAATTTCGTGTAGGGTAGAGACTAGAGACGTTCAGAGAAAAGTTtgaagggaaataaaaatgaatgaatttttcagaacaaaaaaatctaaattgcgTACTAAAAACCTTGAGAGATCTTGGAATCTACGACACAATCCTGGGACAATACAGTCATTATGGACGCAACTTGAAACGGCATTTGACATTTACACTGATTTGCTACAACAGCTACCGCCAAGGGATTGAAGCCTACACTGGGAACGGAACGCAGACGACGCAGGTATGTAATaagagaatttaataattattgagaaTGCTTAAAACTTATTATTATGTCTTGCTCCACAGTGCACCCACGAGATCTGCAGTTTTATGATCAATCAAATGAGCCACTTTGACACATGTGAGGACCGTAAGACTTGTGCAAATCAAGCCTGCCCGCCACTTTGCGCATTAATTGATCACTGGAAGCTATGCATCATGAACCAAGAGTGTCCAGTGTGTTCTGATCTGTATGATTAGTTCTCATCAACgcctttcttaattttaattagaaataatacGTGGTGATTGGGCTTACTGTAAAATTTGAACCTTCgatcaaatgcaaaaaatacattatcaACACCTTCTTGGATATCAGGGTAGCAAAAaccctgttttttttttaaatacagtgcAGTGGTTAAAAACGgttttagttcaatttttaccagtttcttgtaGTCAATGTTTTcaacttatttttcaataattttctaattattagtcCGTAACCTTGACTTGAAAGATTgccagagataaatttttggagaaatagaggcagcaaaatggcaatttaaaagaaaatatctgcacagtggaggaaattttgagcactccaaccaaaattttagattttcacaaaagaaaaatggaatgaattcatttcttgcaattctcgagcaaaaaattggtaaaaattgagtggtaaaaaccgtcaaacaccagtggtgaaaaaaatcgggtggtaagcaaatgcagcCCTGTTTCAATTTCCATGATTTCACTGAAAACTAAAACGCCAAATACTTTAATGTTTCCTTTATGGAATAGACACATATTTGGAGCATTCTAATTCAAAAGATTATAATCAATTTAGCGATTAATTTACTCTTATAAAGTTCCTCGCGTTTTAAGAACACCAGTTTTTTAGCAGATTTCCATTTTCCTGATcgagcaaataatttagacCATATAAATCCCTGAAATTAAcctcaaaaatcaattaagagtttaaatgcatattttttataaaagtaaaaggacgctgtcaatattaaaaatgccaaGTTCCTAAATAATTGTACCACTCTATTCATAAAGGCATAATCATTTGTTCACGCCATGTCTTGGAAAAAGTCGCCGGCGTTTCGTACATTAGACGAGGGCAGGTTGTGTTTGAGCACCTTCTTGTCGTTCTTCTCCCTCTCGGACACGACCAAGCCGTCAAAGTATTTGATGTTCCAAAAGTGGATCACGTTAGAAAAGCCGCTTGTCGCAATCAACTCACCGTCGCCTGATACGTCCATGCTTTCCACGGTCGACGACGGGTGTGTGCCGACAATGCCAAGTTGCTTGTGCGGGAACAAGTGTGTCGCTCTGCAAAATCAATGTTcaacttcaatttttgtaaaatatgcatttgataaatacaaataaaatggaaactgatgattttaaagaggaaCGATAGTGTATTTCTCCGCAACACACAGATTAGGTTCTAATGATCAtgtaaagttaaaaaagataGAGCTagcagaggaaattttcaagaaaatcggcctcaaatCAAAGTTGGAATTGtcttaaatggaaaattctcagacgaataaataaaatttaattttcaagattcAAAAGtacttttttatcttctcactgataaatttttctaattctgaaagcaattaatttcatttgctcaaaaaagagggtggattttggggcacttttggtcagaagtatgaaaaaaattggtcaatCAGAaagttgttaaataaaaaaattactgtcactccttaatttaattattaaggATAAAAGAAATGACAATGCTTTCACTTGGTCTCCCCTAAACGATTAAAGTAAGAGCTGATcatggaaataattaacaataaaattatttgccatGATAATCAAGGGCTCAGATAGCTTCCGAAGATAAAGAAGGGACGAATTAACTGTTTGGACTCATaacaagaaacaaaatttttaaattgtccacAGCTGATTGGATTTCTATGAATAAGGTGctactaaaaaaatcaaaaattagatGGGAGCACCTCAAGACTCCGTCTGAGTGGGCGGTGACAACGATGTTTTGCGTGATCGACTTCATGCAGTTGATGGGGTTCTTTGGCCCGGGAAACTCATCCGAGTGATAGCCAAAGGAGCCCCAGTCGAAGAAGTAGTATGTGCCTTTGCTCGAGCCCACTACCAGCTTTCTATCCTGCTTCACCAGCGCCAAACTACTCAGTTCACACTCGTATAGCTCAGACTGGAATagagaaaacatttaaaatttggtataAAATAGAGgagttttagtttttggtcAGGTTTCTGAGCCAAAAATGGTAAGGAACATCAAAATAGTTGAATTTATTGCCAAAGTGGCTAAACTCATCAtcataaaataggatttctaCTACCAAAACACtgatgttaaattaataattttcaacaggatgtcttaaaattttaaaatgcaaggTGGAGATgtgttttatatttgattaattatataattttatttattccctaACTTTAGCCCATTTAGCTGGTTAAAACCTTCTtggctgaaattatttttaaaaaagctggCGTTTTTTAACACTGTTATCagcagaattgtaaaaacccgcgtttaaaaaaaaaatcagtggtaaaacctgttttttatttaattttgcagtttcttgcaggcaatgtttacACCTcagtgttaaataattattatttgctcatgaccacgaatttaataattgtcagcgaggaattttttaagaaactgaggcagcaaataaatggaaatttagaagaaaaaatctgctcagtagaggaaattttgaccactgcGACcgcaatttttagatttacacTGGGGAAAGatagaataaaatcatttcttgcccaagatatttttacaaaatgggTGGTAAAAACCgagtggtaagcaaatgcaacacCATTTGTTGGTGATTTTTGGGGCGaaaactctttttaaatttatgctggACTtcgttatatttaaatgaatttaattcaactttcCAGGACCCTTAAGAgttcaaaatatgaaaatgaagGGCCAGAAAAATCTGCATTCTAAGCAATTGGTAGATTTTGGTTcgaattttagtaaaaaaaaaatccaagacAACACCTGGACCAACTTTACCGACTAGTTTAAAATATCcggcaattttttcataattctcttgcattaatttaattagtacCTGAACATGCAGCTTTCTGCTGTGGAGGTCGATGGTGGTAATCATTCCTTCGACAGAGGAAAAAACAAGGAATCTCCGTGACTCATTAGTCACCATGTCAGTGATTGTCTCTTCTGATTCTTTCAAGGAAAGTATTGCATCCTTTTGTCGCAGATCCCAAACTAAAACGccaataatattaattaatcaaccCCAACagcaatgaattaaaatattaattacgttTCACTGTGCCATTGTCATCTCCAGTGGCAAATCTGTTTTCGTCGATAACTTTTAGCGTGTAGACTGGttctctgaaaataataaaataaattaaaacatggtagcttttattattttgtttctagcTGGAAAAGTCAAGGATATTACGCACTCGTGGGCATCGTCGTTGAACCATTTCGGTTTAGAGCTTGCTACGTCGGTGACCATGATTGATTTGTCTTTGGAGGCTGAGTAAAGCAGGTCGCCGTCTTCGCTGAACTCAACGCATCTGCATTCCTTGTTGTGCGCCTCCACTGTTTCTTTCAGCTCGCATTTCTCCATACTGTACTCGTACctgagtgaaaaaattatttaaacaagaGATCAAAAAAGGAATTGTCAAGAATTTAACTTTCAAGTATGTATTTCTGAATTGTTGCCTAGACTGATATTGACCAAGTTCAGTGCTTGAAATGACTCAATTTggcgatttaatttaactcaatagaaatttcaaaattaattacaaaacgtTTTCTGTCAAAATTTGGTTGTAAGTCGATAAATTTgcaggcaatttttttatttttaaaaataaaaatatgatttttcttgCTGAAACTCCCCCGCAATTTTTTACAGCTgttaaaatttcctatttcTTCTGTTCCAACAATTTTCCCgaatggaattaattatttgaaaattaacgagttgagtttttattttatatatttattttacaccaCAAAAATGGACCTCTTCTGTTAAactggtgaaataaaatatcagggttgcaaaaaaaaccaatttaaagaGTGCATTTAAGCAATCAGGGTAATTTTATCACCTAAAATcgcaaatttttgatttttcagagTGCAAAAATGTATCTGCAGCAAAATATGGATATAATCTGATGGTGAAAAAACAGGTGATACGAAAATTGCCCcctgataaatttaaaaatccaatcagtccttctaatattttaatttgttaattaaattatcccaaataatcagaaatatgaccaactcaaataaaattaattgctttcttACAAGAAGATGTCCCCGTCGaaggaggcggcggcgatcAGGTCTTTTTCAGGGTGGAAGCTGATGTCTGCCACCAGTTCGCTGGTGTGAATGTCCGGAGGCTTGTCTCTGCGCACTTCTTGGGCGTTCTTGAACGCTCTCACGATGTCGTCATCGTCGTCCTCCTGCTCTCCTGCGTTTGAATTGTCCTGcttgtcgtcgtcgtcatcatcGTCGCTGCTGTCACTgctgtcgtcgtcgtcgtcgtcactGCTCGCTTCGGAGGTTTGGGCGTCACCTTCGGCGTTTGAGTCTTCTTGGCTGCCTCCTGCCACCTCCTCGACCAACTCGACAGACGAGTCGGAGTCAAAGTCCTCGTCCAtgcctgaaaatttattttttaatggtaaaattttgaatgaagaGTTAagaatttgtattaaatatatgtaaaatGCAATCTAAAAAAGCGGGTGTCTGCAGTTCTGGGCAAGTACtgtaatttaaccattttaagaaaaagaatttgacaaaaaacaaacaacagaAGAAATAGCTGCCATTCTGTTTAATACATAGAGCTTTTTCTTTGGGCTTACCCGATGCCATTACGTAGGCATCCTTCATTAGATTGATAaactaaaataacaaaaaatcgtcattataattttgatattgaGTCACATTATTGACTGGTAAAGCAAAAAACAACGATTTAGTGAGAAAATTGTTACTTCATCttaatgtgaaaaaatcaGCCGCTGAAATAAAGGCGCACGAATCTGTTTTGTCTCAAAACTCTCAAAGAATCTCGCCGGCGTGTGCAGTGGTAGAATGCAATGCGAGATTTTAAAACCAATCTTACGCCAATCAACTCTTTCAAGCTCACAGTTTACAAGACAAGAATTGTGTTAAGCTTACCTTTAAAGTTTCTCATCTTTTACGGAGGTGTTTAAGTTCAATTTAATCCAAATCAGTCTCGATCGTTGTTTTGTTTACATCTGCGTCTGCGATTCTGCTGCCGTGCTGCCTGCACGCGGAGCGCCAGCGGGCCGGAGCGGGCGACCACATGTGTTTGCTTCTGGCGGAGCAACAAgcgcgcatgcgtgagagcatTTCGTACCTTTTGGCGCGTGGGGAAATCGGGCGTTTGGTTGTGCAGggttgataataattattcagaaaaatacaattattattattgtagaATCgctaaggaaaaattattagagcggagaattttcaaaataaacggATTTTTATTcggtttttattcaaacactGGCaagattatttcatttaatgtCGATTTAACTGAAAGCTTTACACTTTTtgcgattttattaatttatagtaatttttccttgtaattgactgttatttaaaattaaaaataaactgcttaatatttttaaaatgatattcagtaattaaatacaaaaaataaatatgttatcTTGAATAatggataatatttttatcgtattttaattgacatttttatcaaactaggattaaattgttctttaaaatcaatagcTGACATTTCAAAGAGAAGCTCGAGGATTCTGTTTCTGCATTAGATTAGACCAGATTAAATGACGCATTTTGTCACCTTCAATATCTTCTCAGCTGTCAAAGCTGCCAATTTTGACATAGATTATAGATTAACAAAATAGCCAATAATCGATAAACTTTACACTCTGCGAGTATTAATCTTGCAAATCTCGAAGATGAAGGTGCTAGCTTTCCTGCTCGCTGCACTGGCTGCTGCTTCGGCCAACGACGCAATTCTAGCTGGTAATTTCTAATtctcgcaataaaattatttataaattaataattgcatcATTATAGAACTTGGATTGATTCCTTTCAATGGAGGACAGTACCTGCTTAGTAGTTTCAatgtgagtatttttttattattatttttacctggTTAGCTGAAATccgtcatttaaaatttaatatcattttagattttgaaatcACAATCTTTACGATAAAAGCTGCttattatctatttttaaattttagttttatgagAAAATACGTAAGCACAACTTATTTTGTTACTCCTGTTGATCTTGTTtgtcgtttttaatttaatttaattatttattaaagtaataaaaaatacaaatatgaCGAAAAGCCctttttatcatattatttcaattaaacatgACCTAAAAGATATTCTATACCATTTCAGTtctaataaattcaaatcaatgaaTTTCAGGCATCTTGGGTAGATGCCAGCAATTTCTGCAAGAGCATCGGTTTCGCCCTCGTGGACATTGACTCTGAAGAAGACCACATAACTGTGACTGACGTCTTTGGTATACGATCcaccataaaaaataaaatcttttaattattctccTGCATCCGAAGGTGCGGCGATTCCTGACAGGGTGTGGATCGGCGGGACTGACCTGGGCCGCGAGGGCAGCTTCTACTGGGGCCAGTCGCTGCGGGACTTCAGCCCCAACGAAACTTACTGGCACGAGGGCGAGCCCAGCGGCACCAGTCTTCACGGTATCAAAGAGGACTGCGTGCAGTACAGGCGGCTTGTCAACGGCACCGAAGTCCTGTGGAACGACGCCCCTTGCGAGCTCAAATACCAGTTCATCTGCGAGGTTGTGCCTGCCCCTTGcgtgtaatattaaattaatttgtattctaataaattaatatgtgtATTGAATAAAGACAGTTTTTATAGTTGTTGACTAAACCAAGAACAATCAAATTAGTCGCAGCATCAAACTTGATTATTCGTATCTTGATGTGATCAATCTTGTTTGACGTTTCTTTTCTCATCAATGGCACAGCGTTAGAGGCCCAAAGTGAaggtcatttaatttttcgggGTTTTTGATAAAGATAAGGAAAAGCATCAGACGAATTAAATGCAgtctattcatttttattactgtCACAGATTTACATCTTAACACGtcataaatgtaaaaaataataaatacccTCAACCATGGTCATCGATCGATTGCGTACGAAAAGAGACCAAATTGCCCATTTGACCCGAGAGATTCTGAAAATCACGCGTCTGTGTTTTCACCTCCGTTGCGAATGGTAACAATTTCGCGATTTTTAGTCCGTTTTAAGAAAAGGGGATGAGacagtgagagagagagcacacgGACGTGCACGGCGgagacaattattatttttattttgttgagcGATATGCAAAGAGAATTTTCCGCCGTGCACTCCTGCGGTTTCAACAGTGCATTTTCcgttacaaaaaaaaatcagaggcTTTTGTCACGAAATGCAACTGCCGTGTCAAACACGCTTTTGCCGGGTGAAAAAAATAGAGATTTGCTCAATCGTGTATTTTATACGCcattataattttcaccgcGGAAAAAGTGTGGACGTGGAGCGCCGACACGGCAAAAAGTGTTATCTAAACAGTCAATCAGTCGGCGGTGCGTCTCCTGATGAGGTTTTCCTCGTCGTTCAAGGGCTCAGTCgttgtggtggtggtggtggaggCCGTCGTCGGTGCTTTGACGAGCACCATCTCCTCCGAGGGCACCTCCGTGGTCTCGGCCTCGACGTCCGTGGCGGTCTCGGTGGTTGGCTCGGTGGTCGTGGTGGAGGGCTTCGGAGGCCGTTGGACCTCGGCGTTCTGGGCGTAGTTGCGCAGCTGTTCACTGGCCATCCGCAGCACGTTGGACAGCACGTCCAGCTTGACGGCCAGCATCTGCTTGACGAGACGCACCAACGAGAAGGGCTGGTTGCCGCCGGCCTCGATCTGCATGATGTTGGTCGAGTCGGCGGGCGCCTGCTTGTACATGGGCGAGCGAAGGTGCTCTGGGACGGGACGGTAGGGCACCCGCTCGAAGCGGTATTGCCTCTTGGTCCTGCGATGGACGTTGCGCCGGAAGCGTCTCGGGCCCTGCTCCTCGGTGTGCAGGTCGTTTTCCGGGTTGGGGTGCATCGATGTGTAGACGGCCTTCAGGATGCTAGGCATTAAACCTTCGTTTTCGTCCTCACGCTTGAAGTGGTCGCTGCGCCGCGCGAAGCCCTCCATGGGGAAGAAGAGCAGGCCAGCCAGTCCGGCGGTCATCAGCAGTCCGACCACCGTGGTGCCAAAGCTGGGGATGCCCTCTCCGGAAAGGTAGTCGATGATCCTCGAGGTCAGGGGCTTCTCCTCCTTCTCCTCCAGTTCT
It encodes:
- the LOC135936587 gene encoding CD209 antigen-like protein E, encoding MKVLAFLLAALAAASANDAILAELGLIPFNGGQYLLSSFNASWVDASNFCKSIGFALVDIDSEEDHITVTDVFGAAIPDRVWIGGTDLGREGSFYWGQSLRDFSPNETYWHEGEPSGTSLHGIKEDCVQYRRLVNGTEVLWNDAPCELKYQFICEVVPAPCV
- the LOC135935673 gene encoding WD repeat-containing protein 55 homolog, which translates into the protein MRNFKGMDEDFDSDSSVELVEEVAGGSQEDSNAEGDAQTSEASSDDDDDDSSDSSDDDDDDDKQDNSNAGEQEDDDDDIVRAFKNAQEVRRDKPPDIHTSELVADISFHPEKDLIAAASFDGDIFLYEYSMEKCELKETVEAHNKECRCVEFSEDGDLLYSASKDKSIMVTDVASSKPKWFNDDAHEEPVYTLKVIDENRFATGDDNGTVKLWDLRQKDAILSLKESEETITDMVTNESRRFLVFSSVEGMITTIDLHSRKLHVQSELYECELSSLALVKQDRKLVVGSSKGTYYFFDWGSFGYHSDEFPGPKNPINCMKSITQNIVVTAHSDGVLRATHLFPHKQLGIVGTHPSSTVESMDVSGDGELIATSGFSNVIHFWNIKYFDGLVVSEREKNDKKVLKHNLPSSNVRNAGDFFQDMA